The following are encoded in a window of Mangifera indica cultivar Alphonso unplaced genomic scaffold, CATAS_Mindica_2.1 Un_0008, whole genome shotgun sequence genomic DNA:
- the LOC123205553 gene encoding TPR repeat-containing thioredoxin TTL1-like, whose translation MAEMTKCSMEHELGCGLMGGIFQLRSYWPGKKSVPSLSSDGTSNDNLKLPVLHNSKKPPTHDSNIRRSTSADSSLVDSILAKPSQKPDKKQSRRPSLVPPKSTTSQQEGHSRRPSDAVRSTSSSSSPSKPKATKFQDLTDTRKLSNDPPCTSTELSTVVFSNCRQSGANNALARATSSNIMLIGQLGNLKQLGTGSLLGNNSPNATIKTADYLYRNLQEGNSKSKHRYGQSRLGDNGVMGNIVKQPSGEFPKVKGLTNKLDPEVLKSMGNDAYKKGRFADALALYDSAIALNSNNATYRSNRSAALIGLGRLMEALVECKEAIRIDPSYCRAQHRLATIYLRLGEAEKALYHYKQSGSLVGREDIAKAEALHNHLIRCNEARKLKEWSDLLKGTQFGKSVGADSAPHVYALQTEALLRLQRHQEAFATYKKGPKFFIEPCTKLFGPAGSAYILVMKAQVYMATGRLEDAVKVALHAAQLDPNNQEIASVVKRAKVIASARLRGNLLFKASKYLEACNRYNEGLEYEPYNSILLCNRAACRSKLGQYEKAVEDCTTALILQPSYSKARLRRADCNAKLERWEASIQDYEILIRKIPGDEEVGRALFEAQVQLKRQRGEDVKDMKFGSNLIQISSNERFRHFVTLPGMAVVLFCNKANHKPELQLMEQVCRRFPSVNFLKVEVEDHPYLAKSEGVSSVPAFKIYKNGSRVKEIPGNSLELLEKSVKLYGS comes from the exons ATGGCTGAAATGACCAAGTGTTCAATGGAGCACGAATTGGGTTGTGGTCTTATGGGAGGAATTTTTCAACTTCGGAGCTACTGGCCAGGAAAAAAATCAGTACCTTCACTTTCTTCCGATGGCACCAGCAATGATAATTTGAAACTACCTGTCCTTCATAATTCAAAGAAACCTCCTACTCATGATTCCAATATAAGGCGTAGCACCTCTGCAGACAGTTCCCTTGTCGACTCCATTTTGGCGAAGCCTTCTCAAAAACCAGACAAAAAACAAAGTAGGAGGCCTAGTTTGGTGCCTCCTAAGTCTACAACTTCTCAGCAGGAAGGTCATAGCAGAAGGCCTTCAGACGCCGTGAGATCGACCTCATCTTCATCTAGTCCCAGCAAACCCAAGGCGACTAAATTTCAGGATTTAACTGACACGAGAAAGCTGAGTAATGATCCCCCTTGTACCTCCACAGAACTTAGCACTGTAGTCTTTTCTAATTGCCGACAATCTGGTGCTAACAATGCTCTTGCTCGAGCTACTTCGAGTAATATAATGCTTATAGGCCAACTGGGGAACCTGAAGCAGCTTGGTACGGGGAGTCTGCTGGGGAATAATAGTCCTAATGCAACAATTAAGACTGCTGATTACCTTTACAGGAATCTTCAAGAGGGAAATTCCAAGTCTAAACACAGGTATGGCCAGAGTAGATTAGGTGATAATGGTGTTATGGGCAATATTGTGAAGCAGCCTAGTGGTGAATTTCCTAAAGTTAAAGGTTTGACGAATAAATTGGATCCTGAAGTATTGAAGTCGATGGGAAATGACGCATACAAGAAGGGTAGATTTGCAGATGCCTTAGCTTTATATGATAGTGCAATTGCTCTGAATTCAAATAATGCTACTTACAGAAGCAATAGGAGTGCCGCTTTGATCGGTTTAGGCCGCCTAATGGAAGCTCTTGTAGAATGCAAAGAAGCTATTAGAATTGATCCTTCCTATTGCAGAGCTCAGCACCGTTTGGCAACAATATATCTCAg ACTGGGAGAGGCAGAGAAAGCATTATATCATTACAAACAGTCAGGCTCCCTTGTTGGCCGTGAAGACATTGCCAAAGCTGAGGCTCTTCATAATCACCTTATTAGATGCAATGAAGCTCGAAAATTAAAGGAGTGGAGCGATTTGTTAAAGGGAACCCAATTTGGAAAATCAGTTGGTGCTGATTCGGCTCCACAT GTGTATGCTCTGCAAACCGAAGCCTTGTTAAGGCTCCAAAGACATCAAGAGGCCTTTGCCACCTACAAGAAGGgaccaaaatttttcattgaacCATGCACAAAACTGTTTGGCCCTGCTGGTAGCGCTTATATCTTGGTCATGAAGGCGCAAGTTTACATGGCAACTGGCAG ACTTGAAGATGCTGTGAAAGTAGCTCTGCATGCAGCtcaacttgatccaaacaaccAGGAGATTGCTAGCGTAGTAAAGAGAGCTAAAGTTATAGCATCAGCCAGACTGAGAggtaacttgttgtttaaagcaTCGAAATACTTGGAGGCATGTAACAGGTACAACGAAGGACTAGAGTACGAGCCATACAACTCAATCTTACTATGCAATCGGGCAGCTTGTCGATCTAAGCTTGGCCAATATGAAAAGGCTGTGGAAGATTGCACGACCGCACTTATTTTGCAGCCTTCTTACAGTAAGGCCAGGCTACGCAGGGCAGATTGCAATGCTAAG CTAGAAAGATGGGAAGCATCAATTCAAGACTACGAAATTCTGATTAGAAAGATTCCAGGAGATGAAGAGGTGGGGCGTGCATTGTTTGAGGCACAAGTGCAGCTTAAAAGGCAACGTGGCGAAGATGTTAAGGATAtgaaatttggttcaaatctgATTCAAATTTCTAGCAATGAACGGTTTAGACACTTTGTAACCTTACCTG GGATGGCTGTGGTACTATTCTGTAACAAGGCCAATCACAAGCCAGAATTGCAGCTTATGGAACAAGTCTGCAGGAGATTCCCATCTGTCAACTTCCTCAAG GTGGAGGTGGAAGACCATCCTTACTTAGCTAAATCAGAGGGTGTAAGCTCCGTCCCAGCCTTCAAGATATACAAGAATGGATCAAGAGTCAAAGAAATTCCAGGAAACAGCCTTGAATTGTTAGAAAAATCAGTTAAATTATACGGCAGCTAA